GACAAAGCAGGTACAGATTGATCTGTGAGACGGAAATGTTGTCCATCATGACACCGCCACACCGGACAACAATTCCTGGGCATTAGCCAGCAATTCCTCAATAAGGTCGGACGCTTCTTTCTTCGTGACCTCTTTGAGCGAACCCGCTCCAAACGTCTGCAAGAGATAATCGTGGGCGCTGTCTCCGGTGATACCGTGCTCGGCCAAGATACGAAACAGGTAGCGGCGCTGGTTCTCGGTCATCGGGTCATTGCCAGACCCAGTACCGTTTCCCGAACGCCCATTCTGGTTCGTTTCTTTCCGATCGTTCGACGGACCATTCCGGGAAGTCGCCCTCCCGTTGGACACCGGTTTGCCATGCGAGACCTCGTTGGGTTTGGGCTTTGTGTTGTCCACACCGTTGCCGTAGTCCAGCACAAGCTCCTCGATAGCGACCACGCCGATGTTCACCGCGTCGCGGAAGGCGCGGGCCTTCGCTCGGGTCGCGGCCATGCGGATGATGTGCGGAACGATCATCGAGTCGACGTTTGCGGGGTTGGCGTCGCCGTAGTCTCGAAACGTTCCCTTGTCGGTCACCACTTCTGCCATGCAAATCGCGGTCATTTCGTTACCCTTGGAAGGGGCTTGAATGAGCTCAGTTGAGACCTTTTTGAGGCCTTCCTGGTGCGCCCGATTAAGCAAGCCAGCGTAAGTGACAACTTCTTTTGTCTCCACGACCCGTCCGCGCTCGTCCTTCACCTCGATGGTTGTGACAAGATTTCCATTTCCCATGAAACTCTCCTTTCATTGTCATTGGTTTGATTTTCAATGGGCTGTTTTGGGCACTCTCACGAACCACTCGCGAGCCTGCCGTCGAGGGGAAGCGTAGACGACCCGCAGACGCATGCAATTGCCGAAGTAGGCAACTTTTTCACTCTGCCTGTGGAAGTTCGTTTCCGCTACGCTGGAGACTATGAGCAATGAAGCAATCACTATCCTTGGCCAGACCAACTACCGCAATGTGCGGCGGAAGTTTGGTATCAGGCCCGCTGATCGGCGGCGGCACACGTACATCGTGGGCAAGACCGGCATGGGAAAGTCTACGCTGCTCCTGAACTGCATCATTCAGGACATCCGGAATGGCAACGGCGTGGCAGTCCTAGACCCGCACGGCGATTTAGTAGAGCGAGTATTGGATTACATTCCGTCCAGACGTATTAACGAATCAATCTACTTTAATCCTGCAGATATTGACTACCCGATTGCCTTCAACCCGCTCTACCATACCGACCGATCACAGAAGCATCTCGTGGCCTCTGGGCTGGTGCAGGTCTTCAAGAAAATCTGGGCGGATTCGTGGGGACCCCGGCTGGAATATGTCTTACGAAACGCCATTCTCGCGTTACTCGACGGGACAGGACATTCACTTCTTGCCGTAACGCGAATGCTGGTGGATGACCGATTCCGCTCGCGAGTTGTCGCTGGAATAAAGGATCCGGTCGTGCGGCATTTCTGGGTGAAGGAATTCGAGGAGTACCCAAAAGTGTTCCGAACTGAGACTATCTCGCCGATTCAGAATAAGGTCGGGCAATTTCTTTCAAACCCGCTCGTTAGGAATATCGTTGGACAGACTAGAACTAAGTTTGACCTCTCGCGCGTCATCGACGATAGCGGGATACTGCTTCTGAATCTCTCGAAGGGTAGAATCGGGGAAGACAATTCATCACTCTTGGGTTCGCTCATGGTGACCCAGCTGTACCTGGCGGCACTAAAGCGGACCAAGGTATCGGAGAATCAACGCCGAGACTTCTACGTGTACATCGACGAGCTTCAGTCGTTCGTCACAGAGGACTTCCCCTCAATCCTCTCCGAAGCGAGGAAGTACCGGTTGAATATCGCCGGCATGGCAAATCAGTTCATTTCGCAACTGCCAGAGAACATGGCATCGGCGATTCTGGGTAATATCGGGACCTTGATTGCATTCACCGTAGGGTCGGAAGATGCTGAAATACTCGAACGCGAATTCCATCCGGAGTTCACTGCTGACCACCTGCAGGCTCTACCGAAATACAACATTTACCTAAAGCTGTCGATAGGCGGCTCTACGTCGACGCCTTTTTCGGCGGAGACCATTGAATCGCCGCTGCCGGAATCCGTGTCCCACAGGGACAAAGTCATCCGACAAGCTCGCCAGAGGTACTGCGTCGAGAAGCGGTCCATTGAA
This is a stretch of genomic DNA from Candidatus Zixiibacteriota bacterium. It encodes these proteins:
- a CDS encoding type IV secretion system DNA-binding domain-containing protein; its protein translation is MSNEAITILGQTNYRNVRRKFGIRPADRRRHTYIVGKTGMGKSTLLLNCIIQDIRNGNGVAVLDPHGDLVERVLDYIPSRRINESIYFNPADIDYPIAFNPLYHTDRSQKHLVASGLVQVFKKIWADSWGPRLEYVLRNAILALLDGTGHSLLAVTRMLVDDRFRSRVVAGIKDPVVRHFWVKEFEEYPKVFRTETISPIQNKVGQFLSNPLVRNIVGQTRTKFDLSRVIDDSGILLLNLSKGRIGEDNSSLLGSLMVTQLYLAALKRTKVSENQRRDFYVYIDELQSFVTEDFPSILSEARKYRLNIAGMANQFISQLPENMASAILGNIGTLIAFTVGSEDAEILEREFHPEFTADHLQALPKYNIYLKLSIGGSTSTPFSAETIESPLPESVSHRDKVIRQARQRYCVEKRSIEGKIAKWLAV